The Vibrio sp. SNU_ST1 genome has a segment encoding these proteins:
- a CDS encoding ABC transporter ATP-binding protein, which yields MSEPLISIRNLCVDYITESGDVRACNNVSFDIAPGEVFGLAGESGCGKSTVAFSLMRLHKPPAYISGGEVIFNGENILEYSDDRMQAFRWSEMSMVFQSAMNALNPVLPMEEQFCDVIMRHTNMTREQAKQRAEGLLEIVDIHPSRLSDYPHQFSGGMRQRLVIAIALALNPKLIIMDEPTTALDVVVQREILQKIYALKEEFGFSILFITHDLSLMVEFSDRIGIMYSGELIEVANAQDILENPYHPYTKGLGSSFPPLTGPKTKLAGIPGNPLNLLEIPEGCRFQARCDRVHETCTKVPTKLRSIDPGHLSNCHLYSDPIVQRKL from the coding sequence ATGTCTGAACCACTAATTTCTATCCGCAATTTATGCGTGGATTACATCACAGAGTCTGGCGATGTACGTGCATGTAACAACGTAAGTTTCGACATTGCTCCAGGTGAAGTATTCGGCCTAGCAGGTGAATCTGGCTGTGGTAAATCAACTGTTGCTTTCTCTCTTATGCGTCTGCATAAGCCGCCCGCTTACATCAGTGGTGGTGAGGTTATCTTCAATGGTGAGAACATCCTTGAATACAGTGATGACCGTATGCAAGCGTTCCGTTGGAGCGAGATGTCGATGGTATTCCAGAGTGCGATGAACGCACTCAACCCTGTATTACCAATGGAAGAGCAGTTCTGTGACGTAATTATGCGTCACACCAACATGACTCGTGAGCAAGCTAAGCAACGCGCTGAAGGTCTACTTGAAATCGTAGATATTCACCCGAGCCGATTGAGTGACTACCCTCACCAATTCTCTGGCGGCATGCGTCAGCGCTTGGTTATTGCTATCGCTTTAGCATTGAATCCAAAGCTGATCATTATGGATGAGCCAACGACCGCACTTGATGTAGTTGTTCAACGCGAAATCCTACAAAAGATCTATGCACTAAAAGAAGAGTTTGGCTTCTCGATTCTGTTCATCACCCATGACTTGTCATTGATGGTCGAGTTCTCTGACCGTATCGGCATCATGTACTCAGGTGAGCTTATCGAGGTTGCCAATGCTCAAGATATTCTAGAAAACCCTTACCACCCTTATACCAAAGGGCTGGGAAGTTCTTTCCCTCCACTAACAGGGCCAAAGACAAAACTAGCGGGTATTCCGGGCAACCCTCTGAACTTGTTAGAGATTCCTGAAGGGTGTCGTTTCCAAGCTCGTTGTGACCGTGTACATGAAACATGTACCAAGGTACCAACCAAGCTGCGTTCTATCGACCCGGGACATTTGTCTAACTGCCACCTGTACAGTGACCCAATAGTACAAAGGAAGCTATAG
- a CDS encoding ABC transporter ATP-binding protein — MSKDFGQLLVEGKNVVKDFPISSTTIQTPMMRAINDVSFKMYKSRGLAVVGESGSGKSTTAKMIAKMYAPSGGTIEYKGRDIQEISSRKDLMHYREGVQMVWQDPFGSLNPTHNIFHHIARPLLIHKKVSPGNKKELQERVYDLLEQVGLVPPQATAEKYPHQLSGGQRQRVNLARNIAVGAEVVLADEPTSMLDVSIRAGVLNLMEEMKFEKQMSLLYITHDIATARYIAEDLSVMYVGHMVEWGDTDDVIANPQHPYTQLLVSAVPDPKKSIHEQLAGNKGEIPLWTPVSAGCPFAGRCTHAMDKCKEQLPGVTQLADNHFVRCYLHES; from the coding sequence ATGAGCAAAGATTTCGGTCAATTATTGGTAGAAGGCAAGAATGTCGTAAAAGACTTCCCAATAAGCAGTACCACAATTCAAACCCCAATGATGCGTGCGATTAACGACGTATCATTCAAGATGTATAAAAGTCGCGGCCTAGCTGTGGTTGGTGAGTCTGGTTCAGGCAAATCAACAACAGCAAAAATGATCGCAAAAATGTACGCGCCTTCGGGCGGTACGATCGAATACAAAGGTCGTGATATCCAAGAGATCTCAAGCAGAAAAGATCTTATGCACTACCGTGAAGGCGTGCAGATGGTATGGCAAGACCCGTTTGGTTCCCTGAACCCAACACATAACATCTTCCACCACATAGCTCGACCATTGTTGATCCACAAAAAAGTATCTCCGGGCAACAAGAAAGAGTTACAGGAACGTGTATACGATCTTCTAGAGCAAGTTGGCTTAGTGCCACCACAAGCAACGGCAGAGAAGTACCCTCATCAACTCTCTGGTGGTCAGCGTCAACGTGTCAACCTAGCCCGTAATATTGCGGTTGGCGCAGAAGTTGTATTAGCCGATGAACCAACATCGATGCTTGATGTATCGATTCGTGCTGGTGTTTTGAACCTGATGGAAGAGATGAAGTTTGAGAAACAAATGTCTCTACTTTACATCACCCACGATATCGCAACCGCTCGTTACATTGCTGAAGACCTTTCAGTGATGTACGTGGGGCACATGGTGGAATGGGGCGATACCGATGACGTGATTGCCAACCCTCAGCACCCTTATACCCAACTGCTTGTTTCTGCGGTTCCAGATCCTAAAAAATCGATCCACGAACAACTCGCAGGCAACAAAGGTGAGATCCCTCTTTGGACACCAGTCTCAGCTGGTTGCCCATTTGCAGGTCGTTGTACTCATGCAATGGATAAGTGTAAAGAGCAGTTACCAGGGGTTACGCAATTAGCCGATAACCACTTTGTACGTTGTTACCTACACGAAAGCTAA
- a CDS encoding glycoside hydrolase family 9 protein: MLLLTNHIGYESTGPKQAILQTKKARLSSTTALLVCADNHITVGSFDVVKQGRVANWHQGQFFTIDFSSFTESGRYYLRFDNLRSEAFEIGSNLLMNHTFSDVLHYFKSQRCGGTFDKKDRQAQILGTDRYVDVHGGWYDASGDVSKYFSHLSYGNYLNPQQIPMVVWNMLKSVRLTSNNPDFPKFSMTRLVEEALFGADFLVRMQDADGYFYMTVFDKWSKDINQRDICTYATQEGNKSTDLQAGYRQGAGVAIAALAAASELETSGSYSSQTYLETAVSGYWHLKEHNLQYLNDGEENIIDEYCALLAANELYRVTQDEQYLSEARAWASRLISRQQSDDSFAHFWSANSDGSRPYFHAAEAGLPVIALCEYIDNETDTELKEQARVVVEQACLFEINITDKVINPFGYPRQYVKSVDGDKRDAFFVAQQNETGYWWQGENARLGSIATMAYLVQPHIQDAGLQKRLIQLSQNSLDWVLGLNPYHMCMLDGHGHNNPDYLPQLGFFNAKGGVCNGITAGFEDEQDIAFNPPAQKDDMLQNWRWGEQWIPHGAWYLLATAAQFNFLAQSKEQ; this comes from the coding sequence ATGCTGTTATTGACCAACCATATTGGCTATGAATCAACAGGCCCCAAGCAGGCTATCTTACAAACCAAGAAAGCTCGCCTATCTAGCACAACAGCTCTACTCGTCTGTGCAGACAACCATATCACTGTCGGAAGTTTTGATGTGGTTAAACAAGGCCGCGTAGCAAATTGGCATCAAGGGCAATTCTTCACTATCGATTTCAGTTCATTCACTGAATCAGGTCGCTACTACTTGCGCTTTGATAACCTTCGCTCAGAAGCATTTGAAATTGGTAGCAACTTATTAATGAACCACACGTTTTCTGATGTACTTCATTACTTCAAGTCACAACGCTGTGGCGGTACTTTCGACAAAAAAGATCGACAAGCACAAATTCTGGGCACTGACAGATACGTCGATGTTCATGGCGGTTGGTACGACGCATCAGGTGATGTAAGTAAGTACTTTAGCCACCTATCTTATGGCAATTATCTCAACCCACAACAAATTCCAATGGTTGTTTGGAACATGCTCAAAAGCGTGCGCTTAACTAGCAATAACCCAGACTTTCCTAAATTCTCAATGACTCGTTTAGTGGAAGAAGCCCTATTCGGTGCCGATTTCTTAGTGCGTATGCAAGACGCTGACGGATACTTTTACATGACGGTATTCGACAAGTGGAGTAAAGACATCAATCAACGTGACATCTGTACATACGCCACTCAAGAAGGTAACAAATCAACGGACTTGCAAGCGGGCTACCGACAAGGTGCGGGCGTTGCTATCGCCGCATTAGCTGCTGCATCTGAACTTGAAACCTCGGGCAGTTACTCGAGCCAAACTTACCTTGAAACTGCCGTTAGCGGTTATTGGCACCTAAAAGAACATAACCTGCAGTACCTAAACGATGGTGAAGAAAACATCATCGATGAGTATTGCGCCCTACTCGCAGCCAATGAGCTGTACCGAGTAACACAAGACGAACAATACCTTTCAGAAGCAAGAGCTTGGGCTAGTCGCTTGATCTCTCGTCAGCAATCCGATGATTCGTTTGCGCACTTCTGGTCGGCAAACTCTGATGGCTCTCGCCCCTATTTCCATGCAGCTGAAGCTGGCCTTCCTGTAATTGCTCTGTGCGAGTACATCGATAATGAAACTGACACTGAGTTGAAAGAACAAGCACGTGTGGTTGTTGAGCAAGCTTGTCTGTTCGAAATCAATATTACCGACAAAGTCATCAACCCATTTGGCTACCCAAGACAGTACGTTAAGTCTGTCGACGGTGATAAGCGTGATGCATTCTTTGTCGCTCAACAGAACGAAACTGGTTACTGGTGGCAAGGCGAAAACGCGCGTCTTGGCTCAATTGCGACCATGGCGTACTTAGTTCAACCACACATTCAAGATGCCGGTCTTCAAAAGCGCTTAATCCAGCTTTCACAAAACAGCCTTGATTGGGTCTTAGGTCTCAACCCATACCATATGTGCATGCTGGATGGTCACGGTCATAACAATCCAGACTACTTACCTCAGCTTGGTTTTTTCAATGCAAAAGGTGGTGTCTGCAACGGCATCACGGCAGGGTTCGAAGACGAACAAGACATAGCATTCAACCCACCAGCACAGAAAGACGACATGCTTCAAAACTGGCGCTGGGGTGAACAATGGATCCCTCATGGGGCGTGGTATTTGCTAGCAACGGCTGCGCAGTTCAACTTCCTCGCACAAAGTAAGGAGCAATAA
- a CDS encoding N-acetylglucosamine kinase, translating to MTLYYVGIDGGGTSCRARIRDDQGKLIGEAKSGSANILLGVDVAMNSIIYAITKAAQQGQLDSNDFSNMHVGLALAGAEQKSAWLDFMAQAHPFASMTLNTDAYGACIGAHNGQDGAIMIGGTGSCGIYLNNGEQHVVGGREFPISDQGGGAVMGLRLIQQVLLAEDGIRSKTALTQHVMNHFNNDVDAIVAWSKDAIPKDYGQFSPVIFQLANEGDELAIAMLKQTAADIEMFVLALHRKGADKVCLMGSIAERILNWLSPPVQQWIVKPQFDAIEGALMFAGKSQHNLYQQA from the coding sequence ATGACTCTTTACTACGTAGGTATTGATGGTGGAGGCACGTCTTGTCGAGCTCGAATCAGAGATGACCAAGGCAAACTCATTGGTGAAGCTAAGAGCGGTAGTGCCAACATCCTCTTGGGCGTTGATGTTGCGATGAACTCTATTATTTATGCCATTACCAAAGCCGCACAACAAGGGCAACTCGACTCTAACGATTTTTCTAATATGCATGTTGGTTTGGCACTAGCTGGTGCTGAACAGAAGTCAGCATGGCTCGACTTCATGGCACAAGCACACCCTTTCGCAAGTATGACACTCAATACAGACGCCTATGGTGCATGTATTGGTGCACATAATGGCCAAGACGGCGCGATCATGATTGGTGGTACAGGTTCATGTGGTATCTACCTAAACAACGGCGAACAACACGTGGTTGGCGGTCGTGAATTTCCAATTTCTGACCAAGGCGGCGGCGCAGTGATGGGCCTTCGTTTAATTCAGCAAGTTCTACTCGCTGAAGATGGTATTCGTAGCAAAACCGCGCTGACTCAACATGTTATGAATCATTTCAATAATGATGTTGATGCCATCGTGGCATGGTCAAAAGACGCGATTCCAAAGGATTACGGTCAATTCTCACCCGTCATTTTTCAACTGGCAAATGAAGGCGATGAACTGGCTATAGCGATGCTTAAGCAGACTGCTGCCGATATCGAAATGTTTGTGTTAGCGCTGCATCGAAAAGGCGCTGACAAGGTGTGCTTAATGGGAAGTATCGCTGAACGCATTCTCAACTGGCTATCACCACCAGTACAACAATGGATCGTTAAACCTCAATTTGACGCTATCGAAGGCGCATTGATGTTTGCCGGAAAGTCACAACACAACTTGTATCAACAGGCTTAG
- a CDS encoding beta-N-acetylhexosaminidase, with amino-acid sequence MNYRIDLAVLSEQKNNCRFGLTVHNLSDLDVKDWSLHFAFDRFILPESLSQGELTQVGSYCSFKPSSPVLKANNHYYLEFSIQSAPFRFYSDGLNDAFIQSHHDGETSVLPVAISPIVLASPYRERNQIPEVNAAEIALIPQPNQLELKQGSFALSCECKIEVQSHLADKAVSWLQQELLSTFELSISNELPTEEGDDILFRSNPTLDEAEYKLRITEQQIIVESGSQSGFTHAVASLIQLVQQLDAENFSIPCCKIVDHPRFKYRGMMLDCARHFHSVEQVKRLINQLAHYKFNVFHWHLTDDEGWRIEIKSLPQLTEVGAWRGPDHALEPQYTHISDNYGGFYTQQQVREVIEYAEQRSITVIPEIDIPGHCRAAIKSLPDMLVEQADTTQYKSIQHYNDNVLNPGLPGTYQFLDAVIEEVAELFPSELIHMGADEVPPGVWTNSPAAQTLMKEHQYQDSKDLQGHLFRYAENKLKQLGKRMVGWEEAQHGDKVSKETIIYSWLSEEAAVNCARQGFDVVLQPAQFTYLDMTQDYAPEEPGVDWAAVIPLEQAYTYEALAEISDTDPIRKRIRGIQCALWCEIVTNQKRMDYMVFPRISALAEGCWTHKNNRNWLDYLSRLKGHLPLLDRLNIDYRNPWKAE; translated from the coding sequence ATGAATTATCGCATCGACTTAGCTGTTCTTTCTGAACAAAAAAATAACTGCCGATTTGGCCTTACGGTACATAACTTAAGTGACCTCGACGTAAAAGATTGGTCTCTGCATTTTGCATTTGACCGCTTTATCCTTCCAGAGAGTCTATCGCAAGGTGAACTGACTCAAGTTGGAAGCTATTGCTCGTTCAAACCAAGTTCGCCAGTGTTAAAGGCAAATAACCATTACTACCTTGAATTCAGTATTCAAAGCGCCCCATTCCGCTTCTATTCTGATGGCCTTAATGATGCCTTTATCCAATCACATCATGATGGAGAAACATCTGTGCTACCAGTCGCGATATCACCCATAGTACTGGCTTCGCCGTACCGTGAACGCAATCAAATACCTGAAGTTAACGCTGCTGAAATTGCATTGATTCCTCAGCCAAATCAGCTCGAACTCAAGCAAGGTAGCTTCGCGCTAAGCTGTGAATGCAAGATTGAGGTTCAATCTCACCTTGCAGATAAAGCCGTCTCTTGGTTGCAGCAAGAGTTACTTTCTACCTTTGAACTGTCGATTTCGAATGAGCTTCCAACAGAAGAAGGCGATGACATTCTATTTCGCAGCAATCCAACATTAGACGAAGCAGAATACAAACTCCGCATTACTGAACAACAGATAATTGTTGAATCAGGTAGCCAGTCTGGGTTTACACACGCCGTGGCAAGTCTGATTCAATTGGTTCAACAACTGGATGCCGAAAATTTTTCTATTCCATGCTGCAAAATCGTCGATCACCCCCGCTTTAAGTACCGAGGCATGATGTTGGATTGCGCGCGTCACTTCCACTCAGTAGAGCAAGTGAAGCGCTTAATCAATCAACTAGCGCACTACAAGTTCAACGTTTTTCATTGGCACCTAACCGATGATGAAGGTTGGAGAATCGAGATCAAGAGCCTACCTCAGCTAACAGAAGTCGGCGCATGGCGTGGTCCTGATCATGCATTAGAACCGCAATACACCCACATTTCAGATAACTATGGCGGTTTCTACACGCAACAACAGGTTCGTGAAGTCATTGAATACGCAGAGCAGCGTAGCATCACGGTTATCCCTGAGATTGACATCCCAGGCCACTGCCGCGCCGCGATCAAATCACTACCAGACATGCTAGTTGAGCAAGCCGACACCACTCAATACAAGAGTATTCAGCACTACAATGACAACGTACTAAACCCAGGTTTACCGGGTACTTACCAATTTCTAGATGCCGTCATTGAAGAAGTGGCTGAACTCTTCCCTAGCGAACTAATTCACATGGGTGCAGACGAAGTACCACCCGGAGTGTGGACCAACAGCCCTGCAGCTCAAACTTTGATGAAAGAACACCAGTACCAAGACAGCAAAGACTTGCAAGGTCACCTATTCCGCTATGCCGAAAACAAGCTCAAGCAACTCGGTAAGCGAATGGTCGGCTGGGAAGAAGCACAGCACGGCGACAAGGTGAGCAAAGAGACGATCATCTACTCGTGGCTCAGTGAAGAAGCAGCTGTTAATTGCGCTCGCCAAGGCTTTGATGTGGTTCTACAACCTGCACAGTTTACCTATCTCGACATGACCCAAGATTATGCACCGGAAGAACCGGGCGTCGATTGGGCTGCCGTTATCCCATTAGAACAAGCTTATACCTACGAAGCGCTTGCTGAGATATCCGACACCGACCCAATTCGTAAGCGGATCCGCGGAATTCAGTGTGCTCTATGGTGTGAGATCGTCACCAACCAAAAGCGTATGGATTACATGGTATTCCCAAGAATTAGCGCTTTAGCTGAAGGATGTTGGACACATAAAAACAACCGAAACTGGCTAGATTACCTATCTCGCCTAAAGGGTCACCTGCCATTACTCGACAGACTCAATATTGACTATCGCAACCCTTGGAAAGCTGAATAA
- a CDS encoding GH36-type glycosyl hydrolase domain-containing protein, with product MKYGYFDNDNREYVITRPDIPAPWTNYLGTEKFCTVISHNAGGYSFYNSPEYNRVTKFRPNGTFDRPGHYVYLRDDETGDYWSISWQPVAKSLDEANYEVRHGLSYSKFKCEYSGITATKTLFVPKGEDAEVWDVVLKNNTDKPRTISTFSFVEFSFSHIQSDNQNHQMSLYSAGTSYQEGVLEYDLYYNTNDFEGFYYLASTFSPDSYDGQRDNFLGMYRDEANPIAVENGKCSNSAQTCYNHCGSLHKQFTIQPGEEVRFAYVLGIGKGNGERLREKYQDTANVDAAFQGIKDHWDERCNKFQVKSPNEGLDTMINTWTLYQAETCVVWSRFASFIEVGGRTGLGYRDTAQDAISVPHANPQMTKKRIIDLLRGQVKAGYGLHLFDPDWFDPEKADVEPSKSPTVVPTPSDDDKIHGIDDTCSDDHLWIVPTIIKYVMETGEHDFFDEVIPYADGGEATVYEHMKAALNFSAEYVGQTGICKGLRADWNDCLNLGGGESSMVSFLHFWALQEFLDLAKFRNNDADVTKYTEMAANVREACETHLWDDEGGWYIRGLTKNGDKIGTAQQAEGRVHLESNTLAVLSGAVSQERGEKAMDAVDENLFSEYGLHLNSPSFATPNDDIGFVTRVYQGVKENGAIFSHPNPWAWVAEAKLGRGDRAMKFYDALNPYNQNDMIETRYAEPYSYVQFIMGKDHQDHGRANHPWLTGTSGWAYFAVTNFILGVRTGFEGLTVDPCIPTDWPEFEVTRQWRGATYNITVQNPNAVSKGVASITINGESVEGAIPVQAEGSVNDVVVVLG from the coding sequence ATGAAATACGGCTATTTCGATAACGACAATCGCGAATACGTCATCACTCGCCCTGATATACCAGCACCTTGGACAAACTACCTAGGTACTGAAAAGTTTTGTACCGTGATTTCGCACAATGCGGGCGGTTACTCGTTCTACAATTCTCCGGAATACAACCGTGTTACTAAATTCCGTCCAAACGGTACCTTCGACCGTCCAGGACACTATGTTTACCTACGTGATGATGAGACAGGTGATTACTGGTCTATCTCTTGGCAGCCAGTGGCAAAGAGCCTAGATGAAGCGAACTACGAAGTTCGTCACGGCCTGTCATACTCAAAGTTCAAATGTGAATACAGCGGCATTACAGCAACTAAGACTCTCTTTGTGCCTAAGGGTGAAGATGCAGAAGTTTGGGACGTTGTACTAAAGAACAACACTGACAAGCCAAGAACCATCAGCACTTTCTCGTTTGTTGAGTTCTCTTTCAGCCATATTCAATCAGACAATCAAAACCATCAGATGTCTTTGTACTCTGCGGGCACGTCTTACCAAGAAGGTGTTCTGGAATACGACCTGTACTACAACACTAACGACTTTGAAGGCTTCTACTACCTAGCTTCAACTTTCTCACCAGACAGCTACGATGGCCAACGTGACAACTTCCTTGGCATGTACCGTGATGAAGCAAATCCAATTGCGGTTGAAAACGGTAAGTGTTCTAACAGCGCTCAAACTTGTTACAACCACTGTGGTTCTCTGCACAAGCAATTTACGATTCAGCCGGGTGAAGAAGTTCGCTTTGCTTACGTGCTAGGTATCGGCAAAGGCAACGGTGAGCGCCTACGTGAGAAGTACCAAGACACAGCCAATGTAGATGCGGCTTTCCAAGGCATCAAAGATCACTGGGATGAACGCTGCAACAAGTTCCAAGTTAAGTCTCCAAACGAAGGCTTAGACACCATGATCAACACTTGGACACTGTACCAAGCAGAAACCTGTGTAGTTTGGTCGCGTTTTGCATCATTCATTGAAGTTGGCGGCCGTACTGGTCTTGGTTACCGTGATACTGCGCAAGATGCGATTTCAGTACCTCATGCCAACCCACAAATGACTAAGAAACGTATTATCGACCTGCTTCGCGGCCAAGTGAAAGCCGGCTACGGTCTACACCTATTTGATCCAGACTGGTTTGATCCAGAGAAAGCTGACGTTGAACCTTCAAAATCGCCAACGGTTGTTCCAACGCCTTCAGACGACGACAAGATCCACGGCATTGACGATACCTGTTCTGATGATCACTTATGGATCGTACCAACCATCATCAAATATGTGATGGAAACCGGAGAACACGATTTCTTTGACGAAGTGATTCCATACGCAGATGGTGGCGAAGCAACGGTTTACGAACACATGAAAGCCGCACTGAACTTCTCTGCTGAATACGTGGGTCAAACAGGTATCTGTAAGGGTCTTCGCGCAGACTGGAATGACTGTTTGAACCTAGGTGGTGGTGAATCTTCAATGGTTTCATTCCTACATTTCTGGGCTCTACAAGAATTTTTAGACCTGGCTAAGTTCCGCAATAACGATGCTGACGTTACTAAATACACTGAAATGGCAGCTAATGTTCGCGAAGCTTGTGAAACGCACCTTTGGGATGACGAGGGTGGTTGGTACATCCGTGGTCTAACAAAAAATGGCGACAAGATCGGTACCGCTCAACAAGCTGAAGGTCGTGTACACCTTGAGTCAAACACGCTAGCGGTTCTATCTGGCGCGGTTTCTCAAGAGCGTGGCGAGAAAGCGATGGATGCAGTTGATGAGAACCTATTCTCTGAATACGGCTTGCACCTAAATTCTCCTTCATTCGCAACACCAAACGATGATATCGGCTTTGTGACTCGCGTTTATCAAGGCGTAAAAGAGAATGGCGCAATCTTCTCTCACCCGAACCCATGGGCTTGGGTAGCAGAAGCGAAGCTAGGTCGTGGTGACCGTGCGATGAAGTTCTACGACGCACTGAACCCGTACAACCAAAACGACATGATTGAAACGCGTTACGCAGAACCCTACTCGTACGTGCAGTTCATCATGGGTAAAGATCACCAAGACCATGGTCGTGCAAACCACCCTTGGTTAACGGGTACCTCTGGTTGGGCTTACTTCGCGGTAACCAACTTTATTCTTGGTGTTCGCACAGGCTTTGAAGGATTAACAGTCGATCCTTGTATCCCGACTGATTGGCCGGAATTCGAGGTTACTCGTCAATGGCGTGGCGCGACTTACAACATCACAGTGCAAAACCCGAATGCAGTAAGCAAAGGGGTTGCCTCTATCACTATCAACGGTGAGTCAGTTGAAGGTGCAATCCCAGTACAAGCAGAAGGCAGCGTGAACGATGTTGTCGTTGTTCTAGGCTAG
- a CDS encoding phosphoglucomutase/phosphomannomutase family protein, with product MIKFGTGGWRAFIGEEFTRDNVRLVAQALANIINNEDAAKNGFVIGYDRRFLSDKAACWFAEVLAANNIKVSFIDKFVPTPIVMFQAKEMGCIYSACITASHNPADYNGIKVFIEGGRDADEIITEKIEQQIATLTNEDVIRVDFEQALNDKEIEIINPMNDFVDSIINFIDIDSIKKANLRVLIDPMFGVAKNALQTVLINGRCDVDVINDGKNPDFGGLMPSPNAATLYRLKHLVAAEGYDIGIGTDGDADRLGIIDEKGHFIHPNEVLLLLYYYLLEYKGWKGSVVRNIATTHLLDKVAADHGEKSFEVPVGFKHISSQMDADDSLIGGESSGGLTIRGHIKGKDGVFASSLLVEMISVTGKKLSELLDEIYSKYGYAYTAEGDCQFKPSEKEALYTKIYVEKQLPEFEYEIEKVSYEDGAKVYFKNGGWVIARFSGTEPLLRIFAEMEDKDTAERVLQKVKDFLSL from the coding sequence ATGATTAAATTTGGTACAGGTGGCTGGCGCGCGTTTATTGGTGAAGAGTTCACCAGAGACAATGTTCGCCTTGTAGCGCAAGCGCTCGCTAACATCATCAATAATGAAGATGCAGCGAAAAATGGCTTCGTTATTGGCTATGACCGTCGCTTCCTTTCCGATAAAGCGGCATGTTGGTTTGCTGAAGTACTTGCGGCGAACAACATCAAAGTAAGCTTCATTGATAAGTTCGTTCCAACACCTATCGTGATGTTCCAAGCAAAAGAGATGGGGTGTATTTACTCTGCGTGTATTACCGCTTCTCACAACCCTGCGGACTATAACGGCATCAAGGTGTTCATTGAAGGTGGACGCGATGCTGACGAGATCATCACAGAGAAGATCGAACAGCAAATCGCAACACTGACCAACGAAGATGTTATACGAGTCGATTTCGAACAAGCGTTAAACGACAAAGAAATCGAGATCATCAACCCGATGAACGACTTTGTTGATTCAATCATCAACTTCATTGATATCGATTCGATAAAGAAAGCCAATCTGCGCGTACTGATTGATCCAATGTTTGGTGTTGCGAAAAATGCTCTGCAAACAGTACTGATCAACGGTCGCTGTGATGTCGATGTAATCAACGATGGTAAGAACCCAGATTTCGGGGGCCTAATGCCTTCTCCGAATGCCGCTACGCTCTATCGCTTGAAGCACTTGGTGGCAGCAGAAGGATATGACATTGGTATTGGTACTGATGGCGATGCCGACCGTTTAGGGATCATTGATGAGAAAGGTCACTTCATTCACCCTAACGAAGTACTACTCCTACTTTACTACTACTTACTGGAATACAAAGGCTGGAAGGGCTCTGTCGTTCGTAACATCGCCACCACGCATCTACTAGACAAAGTAGCGGCGGATCATGGTGAGAAGAGCTTTGAGGTTCCTGTAGGCTTTAAGCATATCAGCTCTCAAATGGATGCGGATGATTCACTGATTGGTGGTGAAAGCTCGGGCGGTTTAACCATTCGAGGTCACATCAAAGGTAAGGATGGCGTATTTGCTTCAAGCTTACTGGTTGAGATGATCAGTGTGACAGGCAAGAAGCTGTCTGAATTACTTGATGAAATTTACTCTAAGTATGGCTATGCCTACACCGCTGAAGGAGATTGCCAGTTTAAACCTTCAGAGAAAGAAGCGCTCTACACCAAGATTTACGTAGAGAAACAACTGCCTGAATTTGAATACGAAATTGAAAAAGTTAGCTATGAAGATGGTGCCAAAGTGTACTTCAAAAATGGCGGCTGGGTGATCGCCCGCTTCTCCGGAACAGAGCCGTTACTGCGAATCTTCGCAGAAATGGAAGATAAAGACACTGCAGAACGTGTTCTTCAAAAAGTGAAAGACTTCCTCTCTCTATAG